The following proteins are co-located in the Cyanobacterium sp. T60_A2020_053 genome:
- a CDS encoding phosphorylase, which produces MTAEHLSLWEKITETTQRALLTKALHPIPTNYEIINQNNLTFIVRILENIARKENAKKVQNKIQKTTKYNPFLPYEKNLYVNDLGTNHVCILNKYNVVNNHVLIITRHFEPQEKLLNLADLHAFWLVLKQVSGLGFYNAGKCAGASQPHKHLQVVPYPLVSELTTIPMDNLVLSYQNKVKTNQIFSIDELSYQQCSALLTTHDKSALECAKLTWDLYQQMLNYLKLTKNHNNCLDNYNLLITENWLMIIPRRQPEYNSISINSLGFAGALLVKNQAQLQLLKEYQPLKILQEVGISK; this is translated from the coding sequence ATGACAGCAGAACATCTAAGTTTGTGGGAAAAAATAACCGAAACTACCCAAAGGGCTTTATTAACAAAAGCCCTTCATCCTATACCTACTAATTATGAAATTATCAATCAAAATAATCTTACTTTTATTGTGAGAATTTTAGAAAATATTGCTCGAAAAGAAAACGCTAAAAAAGTACAAAATAAGATTCAAAAAACAACTAAATATAATCCGTTTTTACCTTACGAAAAAAATCTTTATGTTAATGATTTGGGTACAAATCATGTCTGTATTTTAAATAAATATAATGTAGTTAATAATCATGTTTTAATAATTACTCGACATTTCGAGCCTCAAGAAAAGTTATTGAATTTAGCTGATTTACACGCTTTTTGGCTAGTTTTAAAACAGGTTTCAGGTTTAGGTTTTTATAACGCTGGGAAGTGCGCTGGTGCTTCTCAACCTCATAAACATTTACAAGTCGTGCCTTATCCTTTGGTGTCAGAATTAACGACTATTCCTATGGATAATTTAGTTTTAAGTTATCAAAATAAAGTTAAGACTAATCAGATATTTTCGATTGATGAATTATCTTATCAACAATGTAGCGCCCTCCTCACCACTCATGATAAATCTGCGTTGGAGTGCGCTAAACTCACTTGGGATTTATACCAGCAAATGTTGAATTATTTAAAATTAACAAAAAATCATAATAATTGCCTTGATAATTACAATTTATTAATTACTGAAAATTGGTTAATGATTATTCCTCGTAGGCAACCAGAATATAACTCTATTTCTATTAATTCCTTGGGTTTTGCGGGCGCTTTATTAGTCAAAAATCAGGCACAATTACAATTATTAAAAGAATACCAACCTTTAAAAATACTACAGGAAGTTGGAATTTCTAAATAG
- a CDS encoding carboxymuconolactone decarboxylase family protein — MKSFYALSKSASESNALSGKVKELIALAIAVSTRCDGCIAFHTQAALKAGASKEEIVEMLGVTVFMGGGPSLMYATHVMEAIEQFSQES; from the coding sequence ATGAAGTCTTTTTATGCTTTGAGTAAAAGTGCTTCAGAGTCTAATGCCTTATCAGGGAAAGTAAAAGAATTAATTGCCTTGGCTATTGCTGTTTCTACCCGTTGCGACGGTTGTATTGCTTTTCATACCCAAGCAGCCTTAAAAGCTGGTGCAAGTAAAGAAGAAATCGTCGAAATGCTAGGGGTCACAGTATTCATGGGAGGTGGCCCATCTCTAATGTATGCAACCCATGTCATGGAAGCCATAGAACAATTTAGTCAAGAAAGCTAA
- a CDS encoding protein phosphatase 2C domain-containing protein — translation MTNIHCINPQCDTLNPVSEMYCSNCQTPVIKRYLRVLGDFSPFPQNKALGGGRFSPHQGKIVLDTQPHLTPPAPSDLSDDIVSYLKLFSYRLHTPQVYAGIEEEGQVIWLLEYEGIMLDENTGKPIYEELFCSFLEIWSKASPFTQVNLLWQMIHLWHPLSKQQMLSSLLDINNLAVSGNFVKLIELKSDQDFLFNLGNLASLWHTLLPKINPILKEIINKIILSLEQGLLTKPEQVISIFDQIIHIISNNNYIHKYEIIATTNAGKKREKNEDACYPQPDIIKESGAGINSLTIVCDGLGGQKGGEIASRLAIDTLEQELNKAYEKKLKETLHNQNWTPLIDKRKIVMALSKANNRIAKINNANNSKERDRMGTTVVLTMAIDHEIYLAHVGDSRIYLISNSSGCHQVTVDDDLASREVRLGYSLYREAIATPQTGALIQALGTDYASRIRPHIKRLIMNEDCIFLLCSDGLSDYERVEQYWQKEMLPILRGDITLEEGLQSLLNLALEKNGHDNITIALVRCGVTPVKDAPPIKNLTWEYLTSIIPNLPQPSKKSLSISANLIHHQYFWLALLIITILGLGALRYRQGRPSPSNNQSSLSYSEESQTLFRNSNFL, via the coding sequence ATGACTAACATTCACTGTATTAACCCCCAATGCGACACCCTCAATCCCGTCAGTGAAATGTATTGTTCTAATTGTCAAACTCCTGTTATTAAGCGATATTTAAGAGTATTAGGAGATTTTTCTCCTTTTCCCCAAAATAAAGCACTGGGCGGAGGGCGCTTTTCACCCCATCAAGGCAAAATTGTTTTAGATACTCAACCCCACTTAACCCCCCCAGCGCCCTCCGACTTATCAGATGACATCGTTTCCTACCTAAAACTTTTTTCTTATCGTCTCCACACACCGCAAGTTTACGCAGGAATTGAAGAAGAAGGGCAAGTAATTTGGTTATTGGAATATGAGGGGATTATGCTGGATGAAAACACAGGAAAACCTATTTATGAAGAGCTTTTTTGTTCTTTTTTAGAAATTTGGTCAAAGGCTTCTCCCTTTACACAAGTTAATTTGCTATGGCAAATGATTCATCTTTGGCATCCCCTCAGTAAACAGCAGATGTTATCTAGCTTATTAGATATAAACAATCTAGCAGTAAGTGGTAATTTTGTCAAGTTAATTGAACTAAAATCAGATCAAGATTTTCTTTTTAATCTGGGAAATTTAGCTAGTTTATGGCATACCCTATTACCTAAAATAAATCCAATACTTAAAGAAATTATTAATAAAATTATTCTTAGTTTAGAACAAGGTTTATTAACAAAACCAGAACAAGTTATTAGTATTTTTGACCAAATTATACATATTATTAGTAATAATAATTATATCCATAAATACGAAATAATTGCTACAACTAATGCTGGTAAAAAAAGAGAGAAAAATGAAGATGCTTGTTATCCACAACCAGATATAATAAAAGAAAGTGGTGCTGGAATCAATAGTTTAACCATTGTTTGCGATGGTTTGGGGGGACAAAAAGGAGGAGAAATAGCTTCTCGTTTAGCCATTGACACTTTAGAACAAGAATTAAATAAAGCCTACGAAAAAAAGTTAAAAGAAACCTTACATAACCAAAATTGGACACCTTTAATCGATAAAAGAAAAATTGTTATGGCGTTATCAAAGGCAAACAATCGTATTGCCAAAATTAATAATGCTAATAATAGTAAAGAACGGGATCGTATGGGTACTACGGTAGTATTAACTATGGCTATAGATCATGAAATTTATCTAGCTCATGTGGGGGATTCAAGAATATATTTAATTAGTAATTCTTCCGGCTGTCATCAGGTAACGGTGGATGACGATTTGGCATCTCGGGAAGTGCGCTTGGGTTATAGTTTATATCGAGAGGCAATAGCTACACCCCAAACGGGCGCTTTAATTCAGGCTTTAGGTACTGATTATGCTAGTCGCATTCGTCCTCATATTAAGCGTTTGATTATGAATGAGGATTGTATTTTTCTGTTATGTTCGGATGGTTTATCGGATTATGAAAGAGTAGAACAATATTGGCAAAAAGAAATGTTACCAATTTTAAGGGGTGACATTACCCTTGAGGAAGGTTTACAAAGTTTGTTGAATTTAGCCTTAGAAAAAAATGGTCATGATAATATTACCATTGCCTTAGTTCGTTGTGGTGTAACTCCCGTTAAGGATGCTCCACCGATCAAAAATTTAACTTGGGAGTATCTTACTTCCATTATTCCTAATTTACCCCAACCCAGCAAAAAGTCTCTATCAATTTCTGCTAATTTAATTCATCATCAATATTTTTGGTTAGCCCTTTTGATCATCACTATTCTGGGGTTAGGGGCGCTGAGGTATCGCCAAGGGCGCCCTTCACCGTCTAATAATCAATCTTCTTTGTCTTATAGCGAAGAATCTCAAACCCTATTTAGAAATTCCAACTTCCTGTAG